In Cicer arietinum cultivar CDC Frontier isolate Library 1 chromosome 7, Cicar.CDCFrontier_v2.0, whole genome shotgun sequence, a single window of DNA contains:
- the LOC101498220 gene encoding uncharacterized protein has product MINLFISEPTQNVDTEGESLKLRIQLLKELETVIWSAITSAGRAESRMWLCKTIAGAHCVAPRHRSEIFMNLLRTQKQKHDLASQLLNLMFDKSPQKLGSVLARNSRVLEDFFTGNPKRVLLWFSFSSSGLEQGKGLRALTQFSFKNRDICWEELEWKGKHGQSPAMVATKPHYFLDLDIQRTVENFLDNVPEFWSSIEVAESVQDGDIFLIDRQFFVSYFKDLMYRDNSSDVWEVIEQFLWEQPFSCLCEHLLISLEEQDLFYFLELLCNCLHPSIEFRCSDDVSRLFVIVLLKCGVSRPIDWMLLLNAVIAQGRQLLRLLRDEEAKESLAKVDEIVLKISAIPCDGNSLTPILKNRCKMATMEMVQCLGLQSWVLYYKLSQECRTPETWESVFAYNQIGFRNSDKHALIDEDVLLSEVDGSGFDRCPSVRVKKKKKKKQKDRKKRRRTYDCDVSNDDELLDFDSDIQKSDFLSNNKSWLLSTDEYSSAWNSEDLPEHLHRLCFSRWMIWLFNK; this is encoded by the exons ATGATCAACCTATTCATATCGGAGCCAACTCAAAACGTAGACACAGAAGGCGAATCGCTGAAATTGAGAATTCAGCTTTTGAAAGAATTAGAAACCGTTATATGGTCGGCAATAACCTCCGCAGGTCGCGCAGAATCTCGAATGTGGCTCTGTAAAACCATCGCGGGAGCGCACTGCGTCGCGCCTCGCCACCGGAGTGAGATTTTCATGAATTTACTAAGAACTCAAAAACAGAAGCACGATCTCGCGTCTCAGCTTCTCAATTTAATGTTCGATAAGTCGCCTCAAAAACTAGGTTCCGTTTTAGCTCGAAATTCTCGCGTGCTTGAGGATTTTTTCACCG GTAACCCTAAGCGTGTGTTGCTGTGGTTTTCGTTTTCTTCCTCCGGATTGGAACAGGGGAAAGGGTTAAGAGCTTTAACTcagttttcatttaaaaataggGATATTTGTTGGGAAGAGTTGGAGTGGAAAGGTAAGCATGGACAATCACCTGCAATGGTTGCTACGAAGCCTCATTATTTTCTCGATCTGGATATTCAGCGAACCGTCGAGAATTTTCTAGACAATGTACCTGAATTTTGGTCGTCGATTGAGGTTGCTGAGTCGGTGCAAGATggtgatatttttcttattgatAGACAATTTTTTGTTAGTTATTTTAAGGATTTAATGTATAGAGATAATTCAAGTGATGTGTGGGAAGTTATAGAACAATTCCTATGGGAGCAGCCTTTTTCTTGTTTATGTGAGCATCTTCTTATTAGTCTTGAAGAGCAGGATTTGTTTTACTTTCTTGAGTTGCTTTGTAATTGTCTTCACCCGAGTATTGAATTTCGATGTTCGGATGATGTGTCTCGGTTGTTTGTCATTGTTCTTTTGAAGTGTGGGGTTTCGAGACCTATTGACTGGATGCTACTGTTAAATGCTGTCATTGCTCAGGGTAGGCAGCTTCTAAGACTTTTGCGCGACGAAGAGGCCAAGGAATCATTGGCAAAAGTAGATGAAATCGTGTTGAAGATATCTGCAATCCCATGTGATGGTAATAGCTTGACCCCGATTTTAAAGAATAGGTGTAAGATGGCAACCATGGAAATGGTGCAGTGTCTTGGACTTCAATCTTGGGTTCTTTACTATAAGTTGTCACAAGAGTGCCGGACTCCTGAGACTTGGGAGTCTGTCTTTGCGTATAATCAAATTGGTTTCCGCAACTCTGATAAACATGCACTGATAGATGAGGATGTTTTGTTGTCAGAAGTTGATGGTTCTGGTTTTGATCGATGTCCTTCTGTTAGAgttaagaagaagaagaagaagaaacaaaaagatAGAAAGAAGAGGAGGAGGACATATGACTGCGATGTCAGTAATGATGATGAGCTGCTAGATTTTGATTCTGACATCCAGAAGTCggattttctttcaaataataaaagttgGCTGCTTTCAACTGATGAGTACAGTTCGGCATGGAATAGT GAAGACTTACCTGAGCACCTTCATAGACTGTGTTTTTCTAGGTGGATGATATGGCTTTTTAATAAATGA